The Methylosinus trichosporium OB3b genome includes the window CTTCGCGCTGCGTATAGCCGTCTATGCTGTGGAGCTCGAACGCGCGCTGCGTCCGTTTCGGGAGATCGGCGAGCGCCGCTGCGAGACTTCGCAATTGAAGACGCTCGATGACGATCGTCTCCGGCGTCCCCGTCGAATCCACAATTTCGCTTCCTTCTTCTTCACTCGTGAAGTAACGGCTCTCGAGGATAGTCCGCCGATAATGGTCGATCGCCAGATTTCGCACGATCTGATATAAATAAGACGCTGGCCGCTCTATTTCCGTCGTGGCGGCGGTCTCGGCCGCCTTTATATAGGCGTCCTGCACGACATCCTCTGCGCTGTGAGGGCTGCCGAGTATCTTGGCTGCGTGTTTTTCCAGCCGGCATCGATGTTCCATGAACACGACCGACAGGGCTCGAACGCGGAGAGTGTTCGACGTGATCGACGTGATCGACCTCGACGAGGACGCCTCGACAGCCCGATCTTTCTTCGGCGCCGAACGAAGCTCATGCAGTCGCTGGGACGCATTCATAGGCCCGATGTCCTCTGGAGCCTGATTGTCGCGTTCGATCGCCGACGACGAGCGAGATCGTTCTCCGGCTCGGAGATCGAACGGCGTCGACATGAAACATCGACAGCAATAGGACCAAAATATAAGTCCGATGCACCGTCGATTCCCGGCGTATTCAGCCCTATTATCGAAAACATAGCACGCAGTATACGCATTTTGCTCGCTCCACGCTCAAGTAGGTAAATTACATATGCAACTAAATAAGCGTTTTCAGATACATATGTCAACCGCGTACGTGGCTTATTGTAACATTTCCATAGTATAATATACTATATATAAATCACATTGTGTGCGTTATATATCATATATAATCGTAGTTGCATGCGTTGTAAGCATTATGTATTGTGTTTCTTATAACCCGAGACCGCGAGCTGAAAGCGTCTCCGGTAAGAGTGCGATGATCTAACTCAAAGGCGTCGGTGCGAACATCGTATGGGAGCGAATTCTGAACGCTCGAACACATCCGTCCAAGCGCAAAGCGCTCTAAGCAACTTCTTCCTGCTGCAGAGGGAGGCCACGACGAGGTGCTTCGCCCGGAGCTTCGACGATCTCCACGATGCGTCCCTTGTCGAGGCGCACGAGGCGATCCGCCGATCCGAAATAGCGGTCGTCGTGGGAGATCACGATCAGCGTCTTGCCCTGGGCTTTGAACGCGGGCAGCATCTCGGCGTAGAATACTCGCCGAAAAGTCGGATCCTGCTCGGCGGCCCATTCGTCGAACACGACGATCGGCCGCTGCTCGAGATAGACTTGGATGAGCGCGAGGCGCTTGCGCTGCCCCGCCGAAAGGTCCGTCGTCGAAAACCTGCCGTTCTCGACAGTGACTTTGTGAGCGATCTCGAGCGCCTCGAGATAGGGCCCGGCCTTCTCCCTTACGTCCCCGTCCGGCGCAACAAGATCATCGAACAGGAAATAATCGAAAAACACCGCGGAGATGAGCTGACGGTAGTCGTCACGCCCTGCCGCGGTGATCGGCGCGCCGTCTAGCAGCAACTCGCCCTCCTGTGGCGGATAGAGAGCGAGCAGGAGCTTGATCAGCGTGGTCTTGCCGCAACCGTTTTCGCCGACGATGAAGAGAAGCTCACCGCCGCGGATGGTGAGATCTATGGGCCCGAGCACAAAAGGCTCGGCGCCTTCCCCGGCCGGGAAAGCGTAACGGGCGCCGCGCAGCGCGATGCTGCCGATGCCCGGCGACGCTCCCGAAGCAGCGGGCGTCGGAAGAGCCGCCGCGAAACCGGACTCTGGATCGGCGAAATCGGCCGAGAGCTCGGCGATGCGCCGGAACGAGACCTGCGCATTGACGAAATGTGAATAAGCGGCGAGCGCCTGGTCCAGCGGACCCTTCAAATAAAGCAGGACAAGGATGAAGCCGGAGACCGCCGTGCGCTCGACCCCGAGCCAGCCCTGCCACACGATGATCATCGCGATCATCACGAAGAACAGGGCGCTGTCGACGGCGTTGGCGGACATGAAGATGCTGAACGCTCTGACCTTCATGTCGCGAATACGGTCGATCGCCTCGGTCAGCTGCTCGCCGTGCACGCGGCGGCGACGGTCGCGATTGAGACGCAGCTCCTTCGCACCCTCCGTGATGGCGCGGTATTGGCGATAGACTTCGTCCTGCGCCACACGGGCCTCTTCGTAAAAGGCCGATCCGCGTTTGCGCGCCCAAAAGTTCACCAGAACTCCGGCGGCGATCGCGACCGCCACGATCAGGAATATGATCGGCGACAGGAAGACGAGATAGAGCACGCAGCCGGAGGTCACCGCCAATGCGATAGCGAGCGAGGAAAAGTTGTAGGAGAAGATCGAAACGGCATCGACGTCCTGCCCCAGCACGGAGAGCAGCCGGTGCGCTCTGTAGCGCTCGATCTGCTCGATCGGCGCCGCCACGACCTTGGCGACCAGTTCCTTGCGCAGGGCCGCGATGATCTGCTGACCGATCCAGCTGTTGCCGAGGTCCGAGACGATCTCGCCCGCGAGCGTCACCGTCACGAGCCCTGCGAACGTCCACATCAATGCGGCGGCGATATCGCCGTCCGCGTAGAGCGCGCGATTGATCGTCGCCAACAACCAGGCAGTCGCGAGCCCGCTGAGCGCGCCCATGCAGGTCGCGAAGACGCCGATCGGCCAAAAGGGCGCGAGCAGGCGCAGTGCAGTGTGCGCGAGGGTCTCCTGGTTCGGGTCCATGGCTCCGCCTTGTCCGGAGCCGACGTGGGCTCCTCGAGAGAATCACGTGCGCACGCAAAGCTTTCGGCTGGGGCGGTCGCCTTTCCGATCGGATCGGCAGCCGCCCCGACTTTTTTCATTTGGAGCGAGTTCTCATCACTCGAACGACTCCGCTCGTACAGAGCGAGCCGCTTGCGGTCCAACCCGACCTCTGGATCGCGAGCTTTCGAGAAGACGCTCTCGCTCGACGATCAGAAGTCGACGGTGGCGGACAATTTGAAGGTGCGCGGCAGACCCATCGTCACCCATCCGCCATCGACGCCGGCCCAATAGCTCTTGTCGAACGCATTTTCGACACGGGCGCGCAGAACGACCGGATATGCGAAGGCCTGAAGCTTATATTGGACGCCGAAATCGAAGCGCGTCCAGCCGGATATTTTTTGCGTGTTGGCCTGATCGAGATATTGCGAGCTGGTCGTCAGCATCCGGCCGGAGAGCGTCGCGCCCTCGACGAAGCCTGGATCCCATTCGATGCCAAAATTGCTCTGCCACTTGGGAACGCCGATGGCGGCCTTCCCGTCATAGGTTCCGTCGGCGGTCTTAGTGAGCGTGCCCTGCGTGTAGGAAAAGCCGCCGAGCAGACGAATGCCCGGAACGACCTCGCCGAACAGATTGAACTCGACGCCGCTGTTGCGCTGCCGGCCATTGACGCCGAAGGTCGAATTGCCGGCGGCATCCGTCGTGATGACGGCGCTCGGCTGAGTTATCTCGAAAAAGCTGGCCGTGGCGGCGATGGCGCCGAAATCATATTTGACGCCCGTCTCGATCTGCTCGGTGCGCACAGGCGGGAAGATCTGCCCGCGGTTCGAGCCGCCCCAGGCGGTCGGGCCTTGCTCCAGACCCTGGATATAGTTCGCGTAGAGGGACAGTTTTTCGAGCGGCTTCACCACCAGGCCGAACGCCGGCGTGAACGCCAGGTCGCCATAGGCCGGCTGTGAAATCGTCCCGTCGGAGGCGAAGACGGTCTGATTGATCTGCTGATAGCGCACGCCGGCGGTAAACAGGACGCGATCGTCGAAGAAGGAGAGCGTGTCGGCGAGCGTCACCGTCGGGAACGTCTGTTCCCAATATTTCGGCGGGTTGTTGCTGAGACCGGCTGTCGACGGGCGCGCGATCCGCGGCGCGTTGTAGATATTCGTATAGAAATTATAAAATCCGTAATATTCTCCAGTGTAATTCATCGTATCGAAAATGCTCGCGACATTCAGACTTACTTTATGATCGATCGGGCCGGTCGAAAATTCTCCGCGAGTTCCGATCTGTGCGGATACGGATTCTCTATTAAAAGGCGTATAATACGCGGACGCACTTGCGTTTCCAAGCTTATCTGTAACATAAATATCGGACGATAGATAGGCTTCATTGCTGTAGCGATAGCCGGCAGCCCCGTATATCATCCAATTTTTGTCGATGTCATATTCGAATTTGCCGATCACATAAGTGCTTCTCGACTTTGCATATTCCCAATTCTGATAAATCTGCTTCGAGGCCTTCGGCGCGGGGAGAGTGAGCACATCCGGGGAAACGCCGAAGCCGGCGGAGCCGGTGGGGCTGTCGACCGTCGAATTCACATGGCCGACGTCGATGCTCGCTCGAAAATCGCCGCCACGGTAGTCGAGCGCGAGAGCGCCGACTCCGAGTTCTGCGAATTGCCCGTCGATCGCAGTGTTGCCGCCCCGGAACAGGCCGTTCACGCGAACGCCCCATTCATTGTTCGCGCCGAAGCGGCGTCCGACATCGATGTGCGTTCCGAAGAGGCTGTTGGAAAAATAGCTCGCCGTCACGCTGGCGATCGGCGCATCGGTCGCCCGCTTCGGAACGACATTCACCATTCCTCCCAGCGCAGCATAGCCGCTGAAGCCGTTCAGCAGCGCGTTCGGGCCCTTCAGTATCTCCACTCTTTCCATTGTCTCGACGGGGATGAGGCGCAGAGGCGCGATCCCTCCCAGCCCGTCGAAGAAAACGCTCGAGGCTCCGACGCTGAAACCTCTGATCCGGAGGCTGTCGCCTTGTCCGGCGGACGAGCCGAGCCCGGTCGTGTAGACGCGAACCGAAGGATCGTTGGCGACGACATCCGCGACCGTGATCGCCTGCTGGTCCATTATCGTCTTCGACGTATAGCCGGTGACGCTGAACGGCGTGTTCATGACGCTGGTGTTGCCGAGCACGCCGAGCTTGGCGCCGGTCGCGACCTGACCGCCGGAGTAGGCGGGCGGCGCATTCCAATGGTCGATCTTACTGGCGTGTTCCGCGCCGATATCGATTGTGTCGAGCGTCACCGCTCCATCATCCGCAACATTCGTGGCGGCGGCCATGGGACTGACCAGAGCGGCGGAGCCGGGGGCGTTGACGAGCACCTGAATGGCGGTGTCGGAGACGAGGCGCCGCAGCGCCTGAGCCGGCGTCATGTCGCCATTGACCGGAACGGAAGTCTTGCCGCGCGCGAGCGCCGAGGAATAGCTGATCTGCCATCCGGTTCGGCGAATGAAGGCGCTGATAGCCGCAGCGAGCGGCTGTACCGGAATCGAGAAATGCGTGACCTCATTGGTCGCCGCCGTGGGCGAGGCTTGCTGCGCTCGAGCGGGCCGAGCGATCACCGCTGCGCTGGTCGCGAGGGTCGTGGTCGCCACCAGAATCGACAGGAGTTGACGACGCTCTGCGCGCCGTTCCTGCGCTGCCGCCCTCCTGAGCCCAACCTTTTCATCACGCATAATCCGAACCCCTTTTTCGATATCAGGGTCTCGGTCGACGCTGAATCGAGGACCCCTCTCGTACACATGACGTTTCGAGAAACGCGGGTCGGCAAAAAAAGTCGGGGCTTTAGCGAATGATGATGATTCCGCCAGGCAGGCGGCTGATCGTCACGCCCGCCGCGTCGGTCAGCGTGCGAATGGCCCCTTCGATATCCTCGAGCCGATAATCGCCCGTGACGAGCAGTCGATCGATGCGATGGTCCATGACGAACACCGCGCCTTTGTAGTAGCGACGCAGTTCTTTGAGCACATGCGACAAAGGTCTGTTTTCGAAGATGATGCGCCCGTCGCGCCATGCGAGCTCTCTTCCCGGATCGACCCTTGTGACCGCGGAAAGCGCGTCCTTCGTCGCCACGACCATTTCGCCCGGCGCGAGATCGACGCGCTCGTCGCGGCGGGAGAGTCGGCCGACATCGACGCGCCCGCGTTCGAGGATCACGCGATCCGCATCGTCGCCGGCCCGGACCGAGAAGGCCGTGCCTCGCACTTGCATCTCGCCAAAACGCCCGACGACCCGAAACGGATGCTCGGGGTCGTGCTTCACATCGAAGAAAGCTTCCCCCTCCAGCAGCTTCACCTGCCTACGGCCACGGCCGAAATCGATGGCGACGGCCGAGGCGGTGTCGAGGATCATCGTCGAGCCGTCGGGAAGCCGCACCGTGCGACGGTCACCGGTCTCGGTCGAGTAGTCCGCGTCCCAGAGCGATAGCGACACCGGATATAGCGAGGCGCCCGCGACGAGCATCACGACGGCGGCCGCGCCAAGCGCCAAACGGCGCGCCTGCCGCCACGGGGCGCCGCGACGAGCCTCTTGTCGACCCTCCCGGAGCGACTCCGTCGCCCGTTGGAACGCGGCCGACCCCCACATCGCCTCGAGCTCGCGATATTCCCGAGCATGGCGTGGACCTCGAGAACGCCAGCGCTCGAAAGCCGCCCGCGTCGCCGCGTCGACCGGCTCGTCGCGCAGACGTGCGAACCATTCGAGCGCCTCGTCGACGATCGGATCGTCGTAGACGAACTCACCCTCGCGCGCAGCTTCGTCTTTCTTCCCTCGTGCCACTCGATCGATCCGCATCGCCTTGTCCCATGACGCTCTATATAGCTGAGACGCGCGTCGGTTCGAAATCCGGCAAAAAAGATTCATGAAGGGACGCCCTTCGTCGAGCGCTCCCTCCTCTCGTCGATGGGAAGAGGAGCCCGAGCGGCTTCGGCTCGGGGGTCCTTCAGGGATCGAGACGGGCGATGCGCTCCCGGCAATGCGCCATCGCTGTTTTCAGGTCGTTGAAGACCGTGCGTTCGGAAATCCCGAGATGCTCAGCGATCCGCCGGTTCGGCCACTCCTCGATCCGGCTCAGGATCATCACCTGCTGAGCACGGGGCGGTAAACCGCTCAGCGCACTGCGGAACGCGACGAACTTTTCGCGCTCGATGATCGCCGTTTCTTGGGACAGCGCATTGTCGGCGATATCCAGAAGAGCGTCGTCGTCTGCCGCCTCCAGCTCGACCGCGCCACGCATGCGCCGCCTCCTCCGATAGTCGAGCGCCAGATTGCGCGCCGTCTGATGGAGGAAGGCTTCGACATGCTCGATCGGACCCGCCTCCATCGCGCGGCGCACCCGCAGATAGGCGTCGTGTACGAGATCCTCCGCGATCTGAGCGTCGCGGACAATGCGCATCACGCTCCACATCAGCGACCCACGCTGCACCTGGAAGACCCGATTAAGGGAGCCCAGCATAAGCCCTAGCGAACCCGGCCGCGCCGAGGAAACAGCGCCGAGGAAGCGCCCGTCGGTCGCAGCTTCCCCTGTGCTGTCGCCAGTCGGCTCACACATCGATCGCGCAACTCCATTCGCCTGGGGCTCCAATCCAGTTGCCGAAAGCGGCCCATACTTAGCGAAAGCGGAATCGGCCATCAATGCCGGTAATTGAGAAGAAATCCAGAGTAGTTACGCCGCCTTGCGCAATTTTTGTGGAGTCGCGCCAGGCTCGGCGCTCGATTTTCATGATCGACGCGCCAAGTCTCCGATTGTCCCAACGCCGCGACGCATTGCCGATTTTTCCCATCGCTTCGCGCGCGAAACGATCGGAGGCGCGCGGCCGACGGTTCCGTCGCAAATTTTGACTATGGACGCGACGAGCGTATGAGAGTGTTTCAGCTCACGCCGCGAGGGCGTAGAACTGCTGATGCTGGACGCAATTCGCCCCTGGTCCGCAACTGGTCCTTTCGGATCATATGCATGAGCTCGATGCCGGAAAGCGTCGCAGCAGCCGAGCAAAATGATTTGAAACCCGACATCGGCCGCGTCACTCGCTTTACCGCTCGATGGTCCTGCTCAACGATATTATTGAGATATTTCGGCGGATTTCGATGTCCGCTTCATGCTCCGCATTGTAGCGTTCGATCGCCGCCGTGTTGGAGCCGCTCTTGTCGATCGTGATCTTCTCCGGCTCACCATGTTGGCCGATCGCCTTGCGCAAAAAGCGCAACGCAGCTTTGCAGTCCCTCTTGGCCGTCAGCAGGAAATCCACCGTCGCGCCTGCCTTGTCGACCGCCCGATACAGATATTTCCAGCAACCTTTGACTTTCACGTAGCTCTCATCGAGCCGCCGGCTCGAACCAACCGTGCGCTTGCCAGCACGAAACCGCTTCTCCAGCAAAGGGGCATATTTGACGACCCTACGGTTGAGCGTCGAATGGTCGACATCGACGCCGCGCTCTTCCATCATTTCTTCGAGTTGGTGATAGCTCATCGGATACGCCACATTCCAGCGGACGCCCCACAGGACCACTTCGCGTTCAAAATTGCTCCCCTTGAAATCGATCATCGCGCTCGTCCGCCAGCTCCGCTGCCGCCGATCATAGCCCAAACCGACCCGCGACAAAAAATTCGCGACAGAACCCGCAATCCAGCGTTTCGTCCGCACGTTGCGACGCGACATCGAAACCGTCAAGAATGGAGTGACAGAAACCTGGAGCAATGGACAAACAGAGGGCAAATCAATCGGCTGAAAACTCTCAAGCGCTCGATGTACGGCCGCGCAGGCGCCGATTTGCTGCGCGCGCGAATGTTACCGTTCTCGTCAATGGTCGAGCACGGAAAGTGAGGATGAACCAAACATCAGCTATCTATGGTTAGGACTCTCATCAATTCGGCGAGCGAATTCAGAAGCGCCGGACTGGAGACAATCGATTCATGATCCGATTCGGTGAACGAATGAAAAATTCTCGCTGTCCGTAGCTGACTCGACACCTCGTCGATCACGGCTCTCTGGCGACCTTTCGACCACCAGCAATAGACAGGCGCCGCCACCGGCGGCAGCGATCCCGAAAACTGCTCTGTCGCCAATCCGAGCGTCCTGCTTATCAGACATGCTCTCGTCAAATCTTCCGCCTCGAGACCCGCATATTGACCCTGTGGACGGAGCAAGCCGGCATTTATCAGAGAGCGCGTCCATTCGAGCAATGGCTGCTCCGAATCGAGTGGATCAGATATCTCATCAGGAATCTGCAAATGCTCACCGCTTTTCTCTCCGACCCGTCCGAGCAGATAGGCATATCCTTCACGCCAGTCGCCAGTCGCGACTTGTCGGGCGAGTCCGCTCGGCAATGGCGGATCGATCAAGCCCAGGAATCGGACCTCCTGCCCGATGCGCTCGAGCCTCGCGGCTATCAAAGTCGCGAGTATGCCGCCCAACGACCAACCAAGGAGATGGTAAGGTCCGTCATTCTGAGTCGCTCGCATGAGCTCGACATAGTCGTCCGCCATCGTGTCGAGCGAGACGTCTCGATGACTGGGATCGACGAGCGTTCTGCAAGAAAGTCCGTATACGGAGCGCACGCCGTTCAATGATTTTGCCAATGATAAATAGCCCAGGACAGTGCCGAGCGCCGAATGGATGCAGAAGAGAGGTTCTCGCTCGAAGACGCGTTGGTTGAGCAGCATCGTCGAGTTCCGACGCGCCGATATAGCGTGAATGGTGGGATTGCCGATCAAGTCGCGCAAGGTGAGCGTCAGGCCGCGGATGTTTCGCGATCGAGCCGAGGTCACGACACGCAACGCCGAGATCGAATCGCCGCCGAGCTCGAAGAAATTGTCGTTGCGTCCGATGCGCTCGACGCCGAGCGTCTCCGCCCAGATCGCCGCCAGCGCTTCCTCGACCTCGCCCTGCGGCGCCTCATAGCCGCGGTCGCTCACGAACTCCGCCGCCGGCAGCGCCTTGCGATCGATCTTGCCATTCGCATTCAGCGGCAGGCTCTCCAGCACCACGATCGCGCTCGGCGTCATATGATCCGGCAGCCGCTCACGAAGACGGGCCCGCAGCGCCGAGGGATCGATCGTTCGTCCCGACGCGGCCGATACATAGCCGACGAGCCGGGAGCCCCCCGGGCCGGCCTGCGCGACCACCGCCGCCTCACGGACCTCCGATTGCGCCAGCAGCTGCGCCTCGATCTCGCCCAGCTCGACGCGGAACCCGCGAACCTTCACCTGATCGTCGAGCCGCCCGAGATATTCCAGCTCGCCCTCGCTGCTCCACCGCGCCAGATCGCCGGTGCGATACAGCCGGCCGCCTCGATCGTCGAACGGATCGGCGATGAACCGCTCCGCGCTCAGCCCGGCGCGATGCAGATAGCCGCGCGCCAGCAATTCTCCCCCTATATACAGCTCGCCGGAGACGCCCACAGGCGTCGGAGCCAAGCCCTCGTCCAGAACATGAGCCTGCGTCTCGGCGATCGGCCGCCCGATCGGAACGCGGCTGCGACCGTCGTCGCGGCAACGCCATTGCGTGACATGGATCGTCGTCTCGGTCGGCCCATACAGATTCTCCAGGCTCGCTCCGTGCAGCCGCTGCAAGGCTTCACGCTGCGTCGCCGCCGGCATCGCCTCGCCGCCGCAGATCACATGGCGCAGCCGCGTCCGCTCCTCGACCCCCTCATGCGCCAGAAAGGCCTGCAGCATCGCCGGCACGAAGTTCAACGTCGTGATCTCGTGCCGACGGATCAGTTCGACGATCCGCTCGGGGTCCCGATGATCTCCTGGATTCGCCACGACCAGGCGCGCGCCCGAGGTCAGCGGCCAGAAGATCTCCCACACCGACACGTCGAAGCCGAAAGGCGCCTTGTGCAGCACGGCGTCGGCGCCGGCGAGGCCATAGGCGTCCTGCATCCACATCATGCAGCTCGCCAATGACCGATGCCGGATCGCCACGCCTTTGGGCCATCCGGTGGATCCTGACGTGTAGATCACATAGGCGAGGCTCTCGGCATGAACCGCGACCGAAGGATCGAGATCGGATTGGTCGTCGACATCGAGCCGATCCAGCTCCAGCGTCGTCAGACCCGCCGCGAATGAAAGACGCTCCTTCACCCTCGCCTGCGTCAGCAGAAGAGCGATCCCGCTGTCCTGCGCCATATAGGCCAGACGATCCGCCGGATAGTCCGGGTCCAGCGGAACATAGGCCCCGCCCGCCTTCAGAACCGCCAGAAGGCCCACCACCATCTCGAGCGAGCGCTCCATCGCGACGCCCACCAGCCCATCAGGCTTCACGCCGAGAGCGATCAGCCGATGCGCCAGACGGTTGGCGCGCGCGTTCAGCTCGCCATAGGTGAGCGACGCGCCCTCGAACGTCACAGCGACCGCTTCCGGATGGCTCCGCGCCTGACGCTCGAACAGCCGATGCACCGGCTCCACATCCGAAAACCGCCGATCATTCGCCCCCCATTCCAGCAACCGCCCCCGCTCCGCCGCGCCCAGCACCGGAACGTCGACAATCGGTCGCTTCGACCCCTGCTCGAGAGCGTCGACAAGTCCGTCGATCGCCGTCTTCATGTATTCGCAAATTCGGGAGGCGTCGACCGACGCGCTGACATGCGCGACCAGCTCGAATTCTTGGCCGAGATCGTTCACGGATATCCCGAGAGGATAATTGGTGCGTTCTTCGCTTTTTATGACGTCGACGCCTTCCCAAGCGCCATCGGCCGCTTCATCTTCCTGCCGCTCGCTGTAGCGATAATTCAGCAGTGTCGAAAACAAAGGCGCATCGTTCGGCAAGCGGCTGCAACGCTGCGCCAGCGAGAGACTGGCGTGTTCGTGATGTATCAGCTCGGTCAGTGTCGCATGAACGCTGCGAAGGCACTGCTCGACCCCCAATCTCTTCAATTCCGCGCGGAACGGCAGGGTATTGATGAACATGCCAAAGGTCCGATCGCCGCCCGCGCCGCTCTGCATGCGGCCGAACAGCACGGTGCCAAACACGACGTCGTCCCTCCCCACCAGCTTTCCCAGCACTAGCGCCCATGCCAAGTGGAAAAGGCTCGCGGCGCTCACGCGATGGCGTTGCGCCTCGCGGCGTATCCGCGCAGCCGAGGCCGCTGTCAGCGGCAGCCGCGCCTCCGCGACGGCGCGACCGTCGCCGCGCACGTCGAGCAGATCGAAAGGCGCCGTCGTCTCCGCCACATCGCCCAGCATCTTGCGGAAAAACGCTTCGTGCT containing:
- a CDS encoding RNA polymerase sigma factor, whose translation is MCEPTGDSTGEAATDGRFLGAVSSARPGSLGLMLGSLNRVFQVQRGSLMWSVMRIVRDAQIAEDLVHDAYLRVRRAMEAGPIEHVEAFLHQTARNLALDYRRRRRMRGAVELEAADDDALLDIADNALSQETAIIEREKFVAFRSALSGLPPRAQQVMILSRIEEWPNRRIAEHLGISERTVFNDLKTAMAHCRERIARLDP
- a CDS encoding cyclic peptide export ABC transporter; the protein is MDPNQETLAHTALRLLAPFWPIGVFATCMGALSGLATAWLLATINRALYADGDIAAALMWTFAGLVTVTLAGEIVSDLGNSWIGQQIIAALRKELVAKVVAAPIEQIERYRAHRLLSVLGQDVDAVSIFSYNFSSLAIALAVTSGCVLYLVFLSPIIFLIVAVAIAAGVLVNFWARKRGSAFYEEARVAQDEVYRQYRAITEGAKELRLNRDRRRRVHGEQLTEAIDRIRDMKVRAFSIFMSANAVDSALFFVMIAMIIVWQGWLGVERTAVSGFILVLLYLKGPLDQALAAYSHFVNAQVSFRRIAELSADFADPESGFAAALPTPAASGASPGIGSIALRGARYAFPAGEGAEPFVLGPIDLTIRGGELLFIVGENGCGKTTLIKLLLALYPPQEGELLLDGAPITAAGRDDYRQLISAVFFDYFLFDDLVAPDGDVREKAGPYLEALEIAHKVTVENGRFSTTDLSAGQRKRLALIQVYLEQRPIVVFDEWAAEQDPTFRRVFYAEMLPAFKAQGKTLIVISHDDRYFGSADRLVRLDKGRIVEIVEAPGEAPRRGLPLQQEEVA
- a CDS encoding FecR family protein, with protein sequence MARGKKDEAAREGEFVYDDPIVDEALEWFARLRDEPVDAATRAAFERWRSRGPRHAREYRELEAMWGSAAFQRATESLREGRQEARRGAPWRQARRLALGAAAVVMLVAGASLYPVSLSLWDADYSTETGDRRTVRLPDGSTMILDTASAVAIDFGRGRRQVKLLEGEAFFDVKHDPEHPFRVVGRFGEMQVRGTAFSVRAGDDADRVILERGRVDVGRLSRRDERVDLAPGEMVVATKDALSAVTRVDPGRELAWRDGRIIFENRPLSHVLKELRRYYKGAVFVMDHRIDRLLVTGDYRLEDIEGAIRTLTDAAGVTISRLPGGIIIIR
- a CDS encoding TonB-dependent receptor codes for the protein MATTTLATSAAVIARPARAQQASPTAATNEVTHFSIPVQPLAAAISAFIRRTGWQISYSSALARGKTSVPVNGDMTPAQALRRLVSDTAIQVLVNAPGSAALVSPMAAATNVADDGAVTLDTIDIGAEHASKIDHWNAPPAYSGGQVATGAKLGVLGNTSVMNTPFSVTGYTSKTIMDQQAITVADVVANDPSVRVYTTGLGSSAGQGDSLRIRGFSVGASSVFFDGLGGIAPLRLIPVETMERVEILKGPNALLNGFSGYAALGGMVNVVPKRATDAPIASVTASYFSNSLFGTHIDVGRRFGANNEWGVRVNGLFRGGNTAIDGQFAELGVGALALDYRGGDFRASIDVGHVNSTVDSPTGSAGFGVSPDVLTLPAPKASKQIYQNWEYAKSRSTYVIGKFEYDIDKNWMIYGAAGYRYSNEAYLSSDIYVTDKLGNASASAYYTPFNRESVSAQIGTRGEFSTGPIDHKVSLNVASIFDTMNYTGEYYGFYNFYTNIYNAPRIARPSTAGLSNNPPKYWEQTFPTVTLADTLSFFDDRVLFTAGVRYQQINQTVFASDGTISQPAYGDLAFTPAFGLVVKPLEKLSLYANYIQGLEQGPTAWGGSNRGQIFPPVRTEQIETGVKYDFGAIAATASFFEITQPSAVITTDAAGNSTFGVNGRQRNSGVEFNLFGEVVPGIRLLGGFSYTQGTLTKTADGTYDGKAAIGVPKWQSNFGIEWDPGFVEGATLSGRMLTTSSQYLDQANTQKISGWTRFDFGVQYKLQAFAYPVVLRARVENAFDKSYWAGVDGGWVTMGLPRTFKLSATVDF
- a CDS encoding RNA polymerase factor sigma-70; translation: MSTPFDLRAGERSRSSSAIERDNQAPEDIGPMNASQRLHELRSAPKKDRAVEASSSRSITSITSNTLRVRALSVVFMEHRCRLEKHAAKILGSPHSAEDVVQDAYIKAAETAATTEIERPASYLYQIVRNLAIDHYRRTILESRYFTSEEEGSEIVDSTGTPETIVIERLQLRSLAAALADLPKRTQRAFELHSIDGYTQREVAKQLNVSPTLVNFMIRDALKHCREATAQKECGSCSDRSADR